One window from the genome of Haladaptatus paucihalophilus DX253 encodes:
- a CDS encoding DUF7504 family protein — protein MRSAEISFRGGDDSPKFHDVLSDLKRRGCNILVTGRVSETTTNRTTMQLLGASTEERKRILVLTDTVARYANSKLPGGTNADDPDVWVIDWGDDERAASRSMAAPSQPGVTVSSEESLRELRGDIVTAVSFFDEWADGLSTSELRLSFDSLIKPLEQCEQETVEQFLRTVTALVRGVSGMAHYHLPVPDSNSVVQELTPLFDARVELRQTNGLVPEQRWHIPEYGQTTNWVRL, from the coding sequence ATGCGTTCTGCAGAGATTTCGTTCCGTGGTGGGGATGATTCGCCGAAGTTCCACGACGTTCTCTCCGACCTCAAACGGCGGGGCTGTAACATCCTCGTCACCGGCCGAGTCTCTGAGACGACGACGAACAGGACGACGATGCAACTGTTGGGAGCGTCCACCGAGGAACGGAAACGCATCCTCGTCCTCACCGACACCGTGGCCCGGTACGCGAACTCGAAGCTCCCCGGCGGGACGAACGCCGACGACCCGGACGTCTGGGTCATCGATTGGGGCGATGACGAGCGCGCGGCTTCGCGGTCGATGGCGGCACCGTCGCAACCGGGCGTTACGGTCTCTTCCGAGGAGTCACTACGGGAACTCCGGGGCGACATCGTTACCGCCGTCAGCTTCTTCGACGAATGGGCCGACGGGCTGTCCACGTCCGAGTTACGGCTTTCGTTCGACTCGCTCATCAAACCGCTCGAACAGTGTGAGCAGGAGACGGTCGAGCAGTTCCTCAGAACCGTCACGGCCCTCGTTCGGGGGGTCTCCGGGATGGCACACTACCATCTTCCGGTACCCGATTCGAATTCGGTGGTGCAGGAACTCACGCCGCTGTTCGACGCGCGCGTCGAACTCCGACAGACGAACGGGCTGGTTCCGGAACAGCGCTGGCACATCCCGGAATACGGCCAGACGACCAACTGGGTTCGACTATGA
- a CDS encoding maltose acetyltransferase domain-containing protein, whose translation MVSEKEKMLAGELYDPADPELADERRRARELTRRFNATDETETETRESLVQELFGSTGEQPHVEPPFRCDYGYNIHVGNGFYANFDCVILDVCPVEMGRNCWLGPSVHVYTATHPLDAETRVQGPEYGKPVAMGDDVWVGGRAVITPGVTVGDGAVVAAGAVVTDDVPENTVVGGNPATVVEELDG comes from the coding sequence ATGGTTTCCGAGAAGGAAAAGATGCTGGCGGGCGAGTTGTACGACCCTGCCGACCCGGAACTCGCGGACGAGCGACGGCGGGCGCGGGAACTCACGCGACGGTTCAACGCGACGGACGAGACGGAAACCGAGACGCGAGAATCGCTGGTACAGGAATTGTTCGGTTCGACGGGGGAGCAGCCGCACGTCGAACCGCCGTTTCGGTGCGATTACGGGTACAACATCCACGTCGGGAACGGCTTCTACGCGAACTTCGACTGCGTGATTCTGGACGTGTGTCCCGTCGAGATGGGACGGAACTGCTGGCTCGGTCCGAGCGTCCACGTGTACACGGCGACGCATCCGCTCGACGCCGAAACGCGGGTCCAAGGCCCGGAGTACGGGAAACCGGTGGCGATGGGCGACGACGTTTGGGTCGGCGGCAGGGCGGTCATCACCCCTGGCGTGACGGTCGGCGACGGGGCCGTCGTCGCCGCCGGTGCCGTAGTGACCGACGACGTTCCGGAGAACACGGTCGTCGGTGGGAATCCGGCGACGGTCGTCGAGGAACTGGACGGCTGA
- a CDS encoding RNA methyltransferase produces the protein MKPAVAIVEPKTPGNIGTIARAMKNFGMDDLKLVNPPEFGRDSEAYGFAGQAREDVLPNYDEVTFDELIENYHTVGMTATTNEDASHHVRFPFKTPRELAESLQDVTTDTVLIFGREANGLTNEELSRIDEVCSIPASASYPALNLGQAATVTLYELRTLTVEETQLPDVSRERADEAEIEGFYGAFSDLLETVGQPTEKHEKNMRMIRRVFGRAHPTGREIATLRGIVRRANQRASASDTPRTSRNDK, from the coding sequence ATGAAACCCGCGGTCGCCATCGTCGAACCGAAGACGCCCGGCAACATCGGGACCATCGCACGCGCGATGAAAAATTTCGGAATGGACGACCTGAAACTCGTGAATCCGCCGGAGTTCGGCCGCGACAGCGAGGCCTACGGCTTCGCTGGACAGGCCCGCGAGGACGTATTGCCGAACTACGACGAGGTGACGTTCGACGAGTTGATCGAGAACTACCACACCGTCGGGATGACGGCGACGACGAACGAGGACGCGAGCCACCACGTTCGGTTCCCGTTCAAGACGCCGCGCGAACTCGCCGAAAGCTTGCAGGACGTGACGACGGATACCGTCCTCATCTTCGGCCGGGAGGCGAACGGCCTGACGAACGAGGAACTCTCGCGCATCGACGAGGTGTGTTCGATTCCCGCCAGCGCGTCGTACCCGGCGTTGAACCTCGGACAGGCGGCGACCGTCACCCTCTACGAACTCCGAACGCTGACGGTCGAGGAGACCCAACTCCCGGACGTCTCGCGGGAGCGTGCGGACGAAGCGGAAATTGAGGGGTTTTACGGAGCGTTCTCCGACCTGCTCGAAACCGTCGGCCAACCGACCGAGAAACACGAGAAGAACATGCGGATGATTCGGCGCGTGTTCGGCCGCGCGCATCCCACCGGCAGGGAAATAGCGACACTGCGAGGAATCGTTCGACGGGCGAACCAGCGGGCGTCAGCGTCGGACACGCCGCGGACGTCCCGCAACGATAAGTAA
- a CDS encoding phosphatase PAP2 family protein: protein MLPALQFHSLPLGTQFTLLVAVPSVLVMFVGKQVFLPEERLTTLLRDFLKTDWKYLGVAWVVTQAVNSVALHFHVGRTFTGFVYAIEGATVATFQTVASQPLTLAFTAVYLVGFPFAVLFTYFKLKAHDEEEAHRYALAYVILVTLAVPFFVLFPVKVSSLYLTSVQPLMYQLSPAIQYGIFSTDTLVKAFPSLHTGLSVLAALYARKADTAYAYTMAFLSTAIVVSTLYLGVHWLTDAAFALVLVACAYTLSRQFSEPRWSVVSREAVAAVRRTTNR from the coding sequence ATGCTTCCCGCCCTCCAATTTCATTCCCTCCCGCTCGGGACGCAGTTTACCCTCCTCGTCGCTGTACCGAGCGTTCTCGTGATGTTCGTCGGCAAGCAGGTGTTCTTGCCGGAGGAACGACTCACGACCCTCCTCCGAGACTTCCTCAAGACCGACTGGAAATACCTCGGCGTCGCGTGGGTCGTCACACAGGCCGTCAACAGCGTCGCGCTCCACTTCCACGTGGGGCGGACCTTCACCGGGTTCGTCTACGCCATCGAAGGCGCGACCGTCGCCACGTTCCAAACCGTGGCCTCGCAACCGCTCACACTCGCGTTTACCGCCGTGTACCTCGTGGGCTTCCCGTTCGCCGTGCTGTTCACGTACTTCAAACTGAAGGCCCACGACGAGGAAGAGGCACACCGCTACGCGCTGGCGTACGTCATCCTCGTCACGCTGGCGGTTCCGTTCTTCGTCCTCTTCCCGGTGAAGGTGTCGTCGCTGTATCTGACCTCGGTACAACCGCTGATGTACCAACTCAGCCCCGCCATCCAGTACGGTATCTTCTCGACGGATACGCTGGTGAAGGCATTCCCCAGCCTCCACACCGGCCTGTCGGTACTCGCGGCGCTCTATGCTCGAAAAGCCGATACAGCGTACGCCTACACGATGGCCTTCCTCTCGACGGCCATCGTCGTGTCCACGCTCTATCTGGGCGTCCACTGGTTGACCGACGCGGCCTTCGCCCTCGTCCTCGTCGCCTGTGCGTACACGCTTTCGCGCCAGTTCAGCGAACCGCGCTGGTCGGTCGTCTCGCGCGAGGCGGTTGCGGCAGTTCGCCGCACGACCAACCGATAG
- a CDS encoding ABC transporter ATP-binding protein gives MVDDNDVLIDLQAVRKEYDEVTAVESIDFTIRRGEFFSLVGPSGCGKTTTLRMISGFETPTQGRVSLNGEDMTGVPPNARDTNLVFQHLSLFPHMSVGENVAYGLKKAGIDSTTRERKVSDYLELVNLGGYEDRRPDELSGGQQQRVALARALVNEPSVLLFDEPLSSLDRKLRKQMQVELRKIHEKTQGSFFYVTHDQEVAMTLSDRMAVMNDGTIEQVGKPEDIYRNPASPFVADFIGDTNLFDGEARTQNGATTVDIDRDFSFVAEESVRDGPVTVSIRPEEFVLTDGNGPVKGRIVERYFQGDQTNYIVEPDSESLSDVRVVMQGRESPVSRGERAAFDVRDGAPVVFEA, from the coding sequence ATGGTAGATGATAACGATGTCCTCATCGATCTGCAGGCGGTCAGAAAGGAGTACGACGAGGTGACGGCGGTCGAGAGCATCGATTTCACCATCCGGCGCGGGGAGTTCTTCTCGCTCGTCGGTCCGTCCGGGTGCGGCAAGACGACCACGCTCCGCATGATAAGCGGCTTCGAGACGCCGACGCAAGGACGCGTCTCGCTCAACGGCGAGGACATGACCGGCGTCCCCCCCAACGCTCGGGACACCAACCTCGTCTTCCAGCACCTCTCGCTGTTCCCCCACATGAGCGTCGGGGAGAACGTGGCCTACGGTCTGAAGAAGGCGGGCATCGATTCGACGACGCGGGAACGGAAAGTGAGCGACTACCTCGAACTCGTGAATCTGGGCGGCTACGAGGACCGCCGTCCCGACGAGTTGTCCGGCGGCCAGCAACAGCGGGTCGCCCTCGCCCGTGCCCTCGTCAACGAACCCAGCGTCCTCCTGTTCGACGAACCGCTGTCGAGCCTCGACCGGAAACTCCGCAAGCAGATGCAGGTCGAACTCAGGAAAATTCACGAGAAGACGCAAGGCTCCTTTTTCTACGTCACCCACGACCAGGAGGTCGCCATGACGCTCTCCGACCGGATGGCCGTGATGAACGACGGCACCATCGAACAGGTCGGCAAGCCCGAGGACATCTATCGCAACCCCGCCAGCCCCTTCGTCGCCGACTTCATCGGCGACACCAACCTCTTCGACGGGGAGGCGCGAACCCAGAACGGCGCGACGACGGTCGATATCGACCGGGATTTCTCGTTCGTCGCCGAGGAAAGCGTCCGCGACGGTCCCGTTACCGTCTCGATTCGACCCGAGGAGTTCGTCCTCACGGACGGTAACGGACCCGTCAAGGGACGAATCGTCGAGCGCTACTTCCAAGGTGATCAGACGAACTACATCGTCGAACCCGACTCGGAATCCCTGTCGGACGTTCGCGTCGTGATGCAGGGCCGCGAATCGCCGGTCTCGCGCGGTGAACGCGCGGCGTTCGACGTTCGGGACGGCGCGCCGGTCGTCTTCGAGGCGTAG
- a CDS encoding FAD-binding oxidoreductase — MTHDCSFLRDLPLDDDRYSFGDSHRAGHAGDWGTRETEEVRPDAVVWPESTAEVSAVLAAADERGVPVTPYAAGTGLEGNAAPTRGGISLDMTRMDAVLDVRPDDFQVDVEPGIMGTAVDEAVAKHGLFFPPLPSSGDISTVGGMIANDASGMQTVKYGEIHDWVLELEAVLADGSVVTAGSKAVKTSSGYNLKDLLVGSEGTLAVVTRATLELAGRPEQIRGGRAIFDSFSDAVDAISDAVRSGVDVAKIELVDETSATMANAYTGSSLPDIPMVFLEFHANHGIEDEIAFCRSVFEAHDVSRFEVGDEEEMDDLWQIRREMAFAVEAYDPDLSPLHLGDVTVPISEYPEMVRLVRRLADELDLLIPCFGHAGDGNLHYSVLVDESDDDHIERAREAQTEIVHTAIEWGGTCTGEHGIGRGKREYLELEHGEESVEAMRRLKRALDPNDTLNPGKMFPETVDGGRIEN; from the coding sequence ATGACGCACGACTGTTCGTTTCTCCGCGACCTGCCGTTAGACGACGACCGATACTCCTTCGGCGACTCACACCGCGCCGGACACGCGGGCGATTGGGGAACGCGGGAGACGGAGGAGGTACGACCGGATGCCGTCGTCTGGCCGGAATCCACGGCGGAGGTGTCGGCGGTGCTCGCGGCGGCGGACGAGCGAGGCGTTCCGGTGACGCCCTACGCCGCCGGAACGGGACTGGAGGGCAACGCGGCACCGACCCGCGGCGGCATCAGCCTCGACATGACGCGGATGGACGCGGTGCTCGACGTGCGGCCGGACGACTTTCAGGTGGACGTCGAACCGGGAATCATGGGAACGGCCGTGGACGAAGCGGTCGCCAAACACGGCCTGTTCTTCCCGCCGCTCCCCTCCTCCGGCGACATCTCGACGGTCGGCGGGATGATAGCCAACGACGCGAGCGGGATGCAGACGGTGAAGTACGGCGAGATTCACGACTGGGTGCTCGAACTGGAAGCCGTCCTCGCCGACGGGTCGGTCGTCACGGCGGGGAGCAAGGCGGTCAAAACGTCGAGCGGGTACAACCTCAAGGACCTGCTCGTCGGGAGCGAGGGGACGCTCGCGGTCGTCACCCGTGCGACGCTCGAACTCGCCGGACGACCCGAACAGATTCGCGGCGGCCGCGCCATCTTCGACTCCTTTTCGGACGCCGTGGACGCGATTTCCGATGCGGTACGCTCCGGCGTGGACGTGGCGAAGATAGAACTCGTGGACGAGACGAGCGCGACGATGGCGAACGCGTACACGGGGTCGTCGCTGCCCGACATCCCGATGGTGTTCCTCGAATTCCACGCGAACCACGGCATCGAGGACGAAATCGCGTTCTGTCGCTCGGTGTTCGAAGCCCACGACGTGTCCCGATTCGAGGTCGGGGACGAGGAGGAGATGGACGACCTCTGGCAAATTCGGCGGGAGATGGCCTTCGCGGTCGAAGCGTACGACCCCGACCTCTCGCCGCTCCACCTCGGCGACGTGACGGTTCCCATCAGCGAGTACCCCGAGATGGTCCGTCTCGTGCGGCGACTCGCCGACGAACTCGATCTATTGATTCCCTGTTTCGGCCACGCCGGGGACGGCAACCTCCACTACTCCGTTTTGGTGGACGAATCCGACGACGACCACATCGAACGCGCGCGCGAGGCACAGACCGAAATCGTCCACACCGCCATCGAGTGGGGCGGTACCTGCACCGGCGAACACGGTATCGGACGCGGAAAACGGGAGTACCTCGAACTGGAACACGGCGAGGAGAGCGTCGAGGCGATGCGACGGCTAAAGCGCGCGCTCGACCCGAACGACACGCTCAATCCGGGGAAGATGTTCCCCGAGACAGTCGATGGCGGGCGAATCGAGAACTGA
- a CDS encoding 6-hydroxymethylpterin diphosphokinase MptE-like protein, whose amino-acid sequence MASVRRNLVKFAEWEPAYRAILSDFGFSRDRDEHARDVLADFALPFDHARFDSVSGSTVAVAGAAPSLADELDVARAADVVFAASTAADVLLDAGIDVDCMVTDLDKNPETARELSKRGVPVAAHAHGDNIPAIRTYVATFDADNVLATTQAKPREAVENFGGFTDGDRAAFLADHFGASELVFPGWDFDDPSVDSMKRRKLDWAERLLYWLERRRDERFSVLDGRRKAIDADVSGFDR is encoded by the coding sequence ATGGCGTCGGTTCGGAGGAACCTCGTGAAGTTCGCCGAGTGGGAACCGGCCTATCGCGCAATCCTCTCCGATTTCGGGTTTTCCCGCGACCGGGACGAGCACGCCCGCGACGTGCTCGCCGACTTCGCGCTCCCGTTCGACCACGCTCGGTTCGATTCCGTTTCGGGGAGCACCGTCGCCGTCGCCGGTGCCGCTCCGTCGCTCGCGGACGAACTCGACGTGGCTCGGGCGGCGGACGTCGTGTTCGCCGCATCGACGGCGGCCGACGTCCTCCTCGACGCCGGAATCGACGTGGACTGCATGGTGACGGACCTCGACAAGAACCCCGAGACGGCCCGCGAATTGAGCAAACGGGGGGTTCCGGTCGCGGCACACGCGCACGGGGACAACATCCCCGCGATTCGAACCTACGTCGCCACGTTCGACGCGGACAACGTGTTGGCGACGACGCAAGCGAAACCGCGGGAGGCGGTCGAGAACTTCGGCGGGTTCACGGACGGCGACCGGGCGGCGTTCCTCGCCGACCACTTCGGGGCGAGCGAACTGGTCTTCCCCGGATGGGACTTCGACGACCCGAGCGTCGATTCGATGAAGCGGCGAAAACTCGACTGGGCGGAACGCCTCCTGTACTGGTTGGAACGGCGGCGGGACGAGCGGTTCTCCGTACTGGACGGTCGGCGGAAAGCCATCGACGCCGACGTATCGGGATTCGACCGATAA
- a CDS encoding class I SAM-dependent methyltransferase, whose amino-acid sequence MDPNSVRQQWAKRSGEYSPDYYAYYGPNETSELIRARLDAAVAPDASILELGCSSGRHLAHLREAGYENLHGIEINDEALSVMEDTYPTLAEEGTFHIDSIENTVPEFDDGRFDVVFSVETLQHLHPDDEWVFDELSRITDDRLITVENEGGNGEEDEAEDENGDEEPDETDVNYVRDEFPLYYRNWNRIFTKRGFVEIDSEPLDRDTLRVFRPN is encoded by the coding sequence ATGGACCCCAACAGCGTCCGCCAACAGTGGGCAAAACGGTCGGGAGAGTACTCGCCGGACTACTACGCCTACTACGGCCCCAACGAGACGAGCGAACTGATACGCGCCCGCCTCGACGCCGCCGTCGCGCCGGACGCGTCGATTCTCGAACTCGGCTGTAGTTCGGGTCGGCACCTCGCCCACCTCCGCGAGGCGGGGTACGAGAACCTCCACGGCATCGAAATCAACGACGAAGCGCTCTCGGTGATGGAGGACACGTATCCGACCCTCGCCGAGGAGGGAACGTTCCACATCGATTCCATCGAGAACACCGTCCCCGAGTTCGACGACGGTCGGTTCGACGTGGTGTTTTCCGTCGAGACCCTCCAACACCTCCACCCCGACGACGAGTGGGTGTTCGACGAACTGTCCCGGATAACCGACGACCGCCTCATCACCGTCGAAAACGAGGGGGGAAACGGAGAGGAAGACGAAGCAGAGGATGAAAATGGGGACGAGGAACCGGACGAAACGGACGTGAACTACGTCCGCGACGAGTTCCCGCTGTACTATCGAAACTGGAACCGCATCTTCACCAAGCGCGGGTTCGTCGAAATCGATTCCGAACCCCTCGACCGGGACACGCTTCGGGTGTTTCGACCCAATTGA
- a CDS encoding thiamine pyrophosphate-binding protein, which produces MADSRTGAELFTDVLESYGVRYVFGNPGTTELPVMEALSGSELEYVLAPHEDIAVGMAAGYASTKNYRADEDGSPVGVVNLHVAPGVAHGLGNLYGASVTGAPLVVTAGAHSLDFRHEEPILSGDVLAMTEQFTKWSAEVTDVESVPTMLRRAFRVAQTPPTGPVFLSLPLDVMMDETDAEPERLGRIQNPGAGDPTAIARAAELLAEADDPVLVVGDHIPRHNAYSDADALDAAVRLAEATGARVHAEILACEVDFPGDHEQWVSHVPPDENIAAATMNSDTLVFAGCSTNTTLTRHDRDLVPDDATLIDLNDEPWQVGKNTPADVAVTGDLGLVMDELAEAVELSDDELAGRLERVRQFKEFAGQQMASMGEGSGDDPRASKAELVDTLRETLSSPYIVDEGITSKYVMLLRWPFERESYISNKGGGLGYGLPAAVGAAMAEAETDDPRRVVGFVGDGSYLYYPHTLYSAARYDVDLTVVVPDNRNYRILKDNTLKLFGGEDDDHEYVGMDFEPPVDIPTNAESHGASGYLVESPEDIAETLETALAEDGPSVVDVLVHD; this is translated from the coding sequence ATGGCAGACTCACGGACGGGAGCCGAGTTGTTCACCGACGTCCTCGAATCCTACGGCGTTCGGTACGTCTTCGGCAACCCCGGAACGACCGAACTTCCCGTCATGGAGGCGTTGAGCGGGAGCGAACTGGAGTACGTCCTCGCGCCGCACGAGGACATCGCGGTCGGAATGGCGGCCGGGTACGCGAGCACGAAGAACTACCGCGCCGACGAGGACGGCAGTCCGGTCGGCGTCGTCAACCTCCACGTCGCGCCGGGCGTGGCCCACGGCCTCGGGAACCTCTACGGCGCGTCGGTGACCGGCGCACCGCTCGTCGTCACGGCCGGGGCACACAGCCTCGACTTCCGCCACGAGGAACCCATCCTGTCGGGCGACGTGCTCGCCATGACGGAGCAGTTCACGAAGTGGAGCGCAGAAGTGACCGACGTGGAATCCGTCCCGACGATGCTCCGGCGGGCGTTCCGCGTGGCCCAAACGCCGCCCACGGGTCCGGTCTTCCTCTCGCTCCCGCTTGACGTGATGATGGACGAGACCGACGCCGAACCCGAACGGCTCGGCCGGATTCAGAACCCCGGCGCGGGCGACCCGACCGCCATCGCGCGGGCCGCCGAGCTGCTCGCGGAGGCGGACGACCCCGTGCTCGTCGTCGGCGACCACATCCCGCGACACAATGCGTACTCGGACGCCGACGCGCTGGACGCGGCGGTTCGGTTGGCGGAGGCGACGGGTGCGCGCGTTCACGCCGAGATTCTGGCCTGCGAGGTGGACTTCCCCGGCGACCACGAGCAGTGGGTCTCCCACGTCCCGCCGGACGAGAACATCGCCGCGGCGACGATGAACAGCGATACCCTCGTCTTCGCTGGCTGTTCGACCAACACGACCCTCACGCGCCACGACCGCGACCTCGTGCCCGACGACGCGACCCTCATCGACCTGAACGACGAACCGTGGCAGGTCGGCAAGAACACGCCCGCCGACGTTGCCGTGACCGGCGACTTGGGTCTCGTGATGGACGAACTCGCCGAGGCGGTCGAGCTATCGGACGACGAACTCGCGGGACGGTTGGAACGCGTCCGACAGTTCAAGGAGTTCGCCGGACAGCAGATGGCGTCGATGGGCGAGGGGAGCGGGGACGACCCGCGCGCGTCGAAAGCCGAACTCGTCGATACCCTCCGCGAAACGCTGTCGTCCCCCTACATCGTGGACGAAGGCATCACCTCGAAGTACGTCATGCTCCTCCGCTGGCCCTTCGAACGCGAGTCCTACATCTCGAACAAGGGCGGCGGCCTCGGCTACGGTCTCCCCGCCGCGGTCGGTGCCGCGATGGCCGAAGCCGAGACGGACGACCCGCGGCGGGTCGTCGGGTTCGTCGGCGACGGGTCGTATCTCTACTACCCCCACACGCTCTACTCGGCGGCGCGGTACGACGTGGACCTGACCGTCGTCGTCCCCGACAACCGCAACTATCGCATCCTGAAGGACAACACGCTGAAGCTGTTCGGCGGCGAGGACGACGACCACGAGTACGTCGGCATGGACTTCGAACCCCCCGTCGATATTCCGACGAACGCGGAGAGCCACGGCGCGTCCGGCTATCTCGTCGAGTCACCGGAGGACATCGCGGAGACGCTGGAGACGGCCCTCGCGGAGGACGGGCCGAGCGTCGTAGACGTGTTGGTTCACGACTGA
- a CDS encoding ABC transporter substrate-binding protein, whose protein sequence is MTNSSTGSGRRTFLKAAGTAGAVGITGLSGCLFSGGGGSGGGNTINILTWEEYADLKKEIEDRLDVTVKFTKSTSSSNMFTGWKSGKDEQFDIAVPNNNYVPKMMDAGLVEPVPDDIVTNKSDIYDTFKGFSENQFTKDGEQYGVPIRFGWYGYSYDSRKIPEDHEQSYDVLFSDEYKGTDLNGKVVMYDNHFKAMSATALYLGYKKAFEGNKVTLSEKQIQKVKKTLIEQKPKLQGYIAADPTYIKSFKQGNFLVGQSGRNEIVEMWSNGTEWPKMATPKEGSLAWFESAVVSKKSENKDLAWKVINEFIAPKLGADLAKAGYSPSCNPKTQEHLSKEQNDMFGSIKPSRLEDFIPFKAVENEDAWQNAWDEVKTA, encoded by the coding sequence ATGACGAATAGTAGCACGGGGAGCGGTCGTCGAACGTTCCTGAAGGCCGCGGGAACGGCGGGTGCGGTCGGAATTACCGGTCTCTCGGGATGTCTCTTCAGCGGCGGTGGCGGAAGCGGCGGCGGTAACACCATCAACATCCTCACGTGGGAGGAGTACGCGGACCTGAAAAAGGAGATAGAGGACCGCTTGGACGTGACCGTCAAATTCACCAAATCTACGTCCTCTTCGAACATGTTCACCGGGTGGAAGTCCGGGAAGGACGAACAGTTCGACATCGCGGTTCCGAACAACAACTACGTCCCGAAGATGATGGACGCGGGACTCGTGGAACCGGTGCCCGACGACATCGTGACAAACAAGTCCGACATCTACGACACGTTCAAAGGGTTCAGCGAGAACCAGTTCACGAAGGACGGCGAGCAGTACGGCGTTCCCATCCGATTCGGCTGGTACGGCTACTCCTACGACTCGCGCAAGATTCCCGAGGACCACGAACAGAGCTACGACGTGCTGTTCAGTGACGAGTACAAGGGGACCGACCTGAACGGGAAGGTCGTCATGTACGACAACCACTTCAAGGCGATGAGCGCGACGGCGCTGTACCTCGGGTACAAGAAGGCCTTCGAAGGCAACAAAGTGACCCTCTCGGAAAAGCAGATACAGAAGGTCAAAAAGACCCTCATCGAGCAGAAGCCGAAGCTGCAGGGGTACATCGCGGCCGACCCGACGTACATCAAATCGTTCAAGCAGGGCAACTTCCTGGTCGGCCAATCCGGCCGCAACGAAATCGTCGAGATGTGGTCGAACGGCACCGAGTGGCCGAAGATGGCGACGCCGAAGGAGGGGTCGCTCGCGTGGTTCGAGTCCGCCGTCGTCTCGAAGAAGTCCGAGAACAAGGACCTCGCGTGGAAGGTGATAAACGAGTTCATCGCGCCGAAACTCGGTGCCGACCTCGCCAAGGCGGGCTACTCGCCGAGCTGTAACCCGAAGACGCAGGAACACCTCTCGAAGGAACAGAACGACATGTTCGGGTCCATCAAGCCGTCACGCTTGGAGGACTTCATCCCGTTCAAGGCCGTCGAGAACGAGGACGCGTGGCAGAACGCGTGGGACGAAGTGAAAACGGCATAA